The Candidatus Methylomirabilis lanthanidiphila genome includes a window with the following:
- a CDS encoding urea amidolyase-related protein produces the protein MREGNLDAFEVIKPGLLTTVQDLGRIGYQRYGVPTSGAMDQTALRAANLLLDNGEGFAGLEATADGPALRALTDVVVAIVGADMGPLVDGQPVACGTAIRIRRGKMLEFQRARRGLRAYLAVAGGIDVPVMLGSRSTCLPAAFGGFQGRAVRQGDRLPLGFVGHQPQAVSGRRLPSGWLEPIGEVLTVRVVLGLQEDRFTPDGIRAFLSELYRFTPQMDRMGARLQGPPIAHRSSADIVSDSTPLGAVQVAADGQPMILLADHQTTGGYTKIAVLVQEDVFRLGQAVPGQIVRFRHISLSEACAVRKTYHERFDALRRVWQSRPGVPDRYRLRLGAGSYRVGVEDGSATYRVSVEGVKRESDDAEQQ, from the coding sequence ATGCGGGAGGGCAACTTGGACGCCTTTGAAGTCATCAAGCCGGGGCTGCTGACCACCGTCCAGGACCTCGGGCGGATCGGCTATCAGAGATACGGCGTACCGACGTCAGGCGCGATGGATCAGACTGCGTTGCGGGCTGCTAACCTGTTACTTGATAATGGGGAGGGATTCGCGGGCTTAGAGGCGACGGCTGATGGGCCGGCGCTTCGGGCGCTCACTGACGTGGTTGTGGCAATTGTGGGGGCGGATATGGGGCCCCTCGTGGATGGACAGCCGGTCGCGTGCGGGACGGCTATCAGAATCCGGCGCGGTAAGATGCTTGAATTCCAGCGCGCCCGCCGAGGGCTGCGCGCCTATTTGGCGGTTGCCGGGGGGATCGATGTGCCCGTGATGCTCGGCAGCCGCTCCACCTGCCTTCCTGCCGCGTTCGGTGGTTTCCAGGGCCGGGCTGTGCGCCAGGGCGATCGCCTGCCGCTCGGTTTTGTCGGGCATCAGCCTCAGGCGGTCAGTGGGCGCCGACTGCCTTCGGGGTGGCTGGAGCCGATAGGCGAGGTCCTGACGGTGCGCGTGGTGCTTGGGTTGCAAGAGGATCGCTTTACTCCCGACGGGATTCGCGCATTCCTGAGTGAGTTGTACCGTTTTACACCGCAGATGGATCGGATGGGTGCCAGGCTTCAGGGACCGCCGATCGCCCACCGATCAAGCGCAGATATTGTCTCCGACTCGACCCCGCTGGGAGCGGTGCAGGTGGCTGCGGATGGCCAGCCGATGATTTTGTTGGCGGACCACCAGACGACCGGAGGCTATACAAAGATTGCAGTCCTTGTGCAGGAGGACGTGTTTCGATTGGGCCAGGCTGTACCGGGTCAGATCGTCCGATTTCGTCACATCTCCCTATCCGAGGCATGTGCCGTTCGGAAGACCTATCATGAAAGATTTGACGCATTGCGACGCGTATGGCAGAGTCGACCCGGGGTGCCGGACCGCTACAGGTTGCGTCTTGGGGCCGGATCATATCGAGTCGGTGTGGAAGATGGGAGCGCGACATACCGTGTGAGCGTTGAGGGGGTGAAGAGGGAATCCGACGATGCTGAACAGCAATGA
- a CDS encoding allophanate hydrolase: MPVRFLDGGESCLVVELGDAIDIGVNRQVRALDLALEQVRVKGVLEAVPTYRSLAIYYDPLVISRDVLKQKVGLLYGSLGSQAEARPKVVEIPTVYGGDYGPDLEFVARYNGLSREAVVHLHSKPIYHVYMLGFTAGFPYLGDLPEQLTVPRLSTPRLKVPAGSVGIGGRQTGIYSIESPGGWRIIGRTSFRLFDPFSHTPTRLVPGDTVRFVPIAPHEYAGGQLGRL, encoded by the coding sequence TTGCCGGTCAGGTTTCTTGACGGCGGAGAGAGCTGTTTGGTGGTGGAATTGGGTGACGCCATTGATATTGGTGTGAACCGCCAGGTCCGTGCCCTGGACTTGGCGTTAGAGCAGGTGAGGGTAAAAGGGGTGTTGGAAGCGGTCCCCACCTATCGATCGCTTGCCATCTACTACGATCCGCTTGTAATCAGCCGTGACGTCTTGAAGCAAAAGGTCGGCCTGCTATACGGTTCATTGGGAAGCCAGGCTGAGGCGCGACCGAAGGTGGTGGAGATCCCGACCGTCTATGGCGGGGATTATGGCCCCGACCTCGAGTTCGTCGCTCGATACAACGGCCTATCACGGGAAGCGGTCGTTCATCTCCACTCAAAGCCGATCTATCATGTGTATATGCTTGGCTTTACGGCAGGATTCCCGTATCTTGGGGATCTTCCTGAACAGCTTACGGTCCCGCGGCTTTCGACCCCTCGCCTCAAGGTGCCGGCTGGCTCCGTAGGGATCGGTGGAAGACAGACCGGCATCTATTCCATTGAGAGTCCCGGGGGATGGCGTATTATCGGCCGCACCTCCTTTCGCCTCTTTGATCCCTTTTCTCATACCCCAACTCGGCTCGTTCCGGGCGATACGGTCCGATTTGTACCGATAGCGCCTCACGAATATGCGGGAGGGCAACTTGGACGCCTTTGA
- a CDS encoding lactam utilization protein, with translation MTAKRIDLNCDVGESFGVWTLGSDEALMPYLTSASIACGWHGGDPRVMRRTVRLAKTHGVRIGAHPGFPDLLGFGRRPMQLSPEEVRDSLVYQIGALWAFVKAEGMRLQHVKPHGALYHMAANDRLLSEAVAGAIADVDPALILIGPSGSELVKAGLRAGLRAAQEGFGDRAYNEDRSLVPRSAPGALLTDSDTVADQVLLMVEGKVRAITGRLIPMTVDTVCLHGDTPGAPAVAKRLRERMTAAGVMAVPLEESVAGQVS, from the coding sequence ATGACCGCGAAGCGGATCGATCTGAATTGTGATGTCGGGGAGAGCTTTGGCGTCTGGACGTTAGGGAGCGACGAGGCGTTGATGCCGTATCTCACCTCAGCGAGCATTGCCTGCGGATGGCACGGTGGGGATCCGCGGGTCATGCGACGGACCGTCAGACTTGCGAAGACGCACGGCGTCCGCATTGGAGCACACCCAGGCTTCCCGGATCTGTTGGGCTTCGGTCGCCGGCCGATGCAGCTCTCGCCGGAGGAGGTAAGAGACTCTCTCGTGTACCAGATCGGGGCGCTCTGGGCGTTCGTGAAGGCTGAGGGGATGCGGCTTCAGCACGTCAAGCCTCATGGAGCGCTTTATCATATGGCCGCGAATGACCGGCTGCTGTCCGAAGCCGTTGCAGGGGCGATCGCCGACGTTGACCCCGCGCTGATTCTGATAGGGCCTTCAGGGTCTGAGCTTGTGAAGGCCGGGCTGAGAGCGGGGCTGCGAGCGGCGCAGGAAGGGTTTGGCGATCGCGCCTACAACGAAGACAGAAGCCTGGTTCCCAGATCGGCGCCCGGCGCCCTCCTTACCGATTCCGATACGGTGGCTGATCAGGTGCTGTTGATGGTTGAGGGAAAGGTGCGAGCCATCACCGGTCGTCTGATCCCCATGACGGTGGATACCGTCTGTTTGCATGGCGATACCCCGGGCGCGCCTGCTGTTGCGAAACGGCTTCGCGAGCGGATGACTGCGGCTGGGGTGATGGCCGTTCCACTGGAGGAGTCCGTTGCCGGTCAGGTTTCTTGA
- a CDS encoding acT domain-containing protein: MAETITRVDYFYIETPNKPGEAARALNGIKEAGIDLLAFSGFPKGRRAQLDFIPADSAAFAKCAKKAGCTLSKKKSGFLIQGEDRIGAVADVLSKLADANINVTAATAVCAGKNRYGAILWVKAPDLRRAAKVLGVA, from the coding sequence ATGGCTGAAACGATTACTCGCGTAGATTATTTCTACATTGAGACCCCCAATAAGCCTGGAGAGGCGGCGCGCGCGCTCAACGGGATCAAGGAGGCAGGGATTGACCTGCTGGCCTTTTCAGGATTTCCCAAAGGTCGGCGAGCGCAATTGGATTTCATCCCAGCCGATTCGGCGGCCTTTGCGAAGTGTGCCAAGAAAGCCGGGTGTACGCTCAGCAAGAAGAAGAGCGGCTTTCTCATCCAAGGCGAGGATCGCATCGGCGCCGTCGCCGACGTCCTCAGCAAGCTGGCCGATGCGAACATCAATGTCACCGCCGCGACGGCAGTCTGCGCCGGTAAGAATCGCTACGGCGCCATCCTCTGGGTGAAGGCACCCGACCTCCGGCGGGCCGCAAAGGTCCTCGGTGTCGCCTAG
- a CDS encoding YcfA-like protein translates to MKRRDLIRYLEIYGCEFLREGGNHTVYVNRVAQKASVVPRHREINEFLARKICRDLQIPEPA, encoded by the coding sequence ATGAAGCGTCGCGACCTAATCCGATACTTGGAGATTTACGGGTGCGAATTCCTGCGCGAGGGTGGCAATCATACTGTGTATGTGAATCGGGTGGCGCAAAAGGCATCGGTAGTCCCCAGGCACCGCGAGATCAATGAGTTTCTCGCTCGAAAAATCTGTCGTGACCTCCAGATTCCCGAACCTGCCTAG
- the ispH gene encoding 4-hydroxy-3-methylbut-2-enyl diphosphate reductase, whose protein sequence is MAVEKLILATPRGFCAGVDRAIDVVKIALDLYDEAVYVRKEIVHNRHVVDELRHKGAIFVDDLDEVPDGALVIYSAHGVSPEVRAQAAAKQLKVIDATCPLVTKVHNEAIKFAQEGRSIILVGHKGHDEVIGTTGEAPDAITVIGSAEQLEDLNVPDPTKVAVITQTTLSLDDTRGIIDALKQKFPELAAPGKDDICYATQNRQTALKELASRVDLILALGSQNSSNSKRLIEVAKGVGVQAYLIDDVSEINPAWLEGTRVIGVTAGASAPEHLVQGVVGYFKELGVTDIEEIEPIKEEVSFGLPQELIRERPGLAAELSSYAAR, encoded by the coding sequence GTGGCCGTCGAAAAGCTGATCCTCGCCACACCGAGAGGGTTTTGCGCCGGAGTGGACCGCGCCATCGATGTGGTCAAGATCGCCCTCGATCTGTACGACGAGGCGGTCTATGTGCGGAAGGAGATCGTCCACAACCGCCACGTCGTAGACGAGCTCCGGCACAAGGGCGCAATCTTCGTCGATGATCTGGACGAGGTTCCCGATGGCGCGCTGGTCATCTATAGCGCACACGGCGTCTCTCCCGAGGTGCGAGCGCAAGCCGCCGCCAAACAGTTGAAGGTGATTGATGCCACCTGCCCTCTGGTGACGAAGGTTCACAATGAGGCGATCAAGTTCGCCCAGGAAGGCCGCTCGATCATCCTGGTCGGCCACAAGGGGCACGATGAGGTCATCGGGACAACGGGTGAGGCGCCGGATGCCATTACTGTGATCGGGTCGGCGGAGCAGTTGGAAGATCTGAACGTTCCCGATCCCACTAAGGTGGCGGTCATTACGCAGACCACGCTTAGTCTGGACGACACCAGAGGTATCATCGACGCTCTCAAACAAAAGTTCCCGGAGTTAGCTGCTCCGGGTAAGGATGATATCTGCTACGCGACGCAAAATCGGCAGACAGCACTGAAGGAGCTGGCCTCACGTGTTGATCTGATCCTGGCCCTCGGCTCGCAGAATAGCTCGAATTCCAAGCGGTTGATCGAGGTCGCCAAAGGGGTAGGGGTACAGGCCTACTTGATCGACGATGTCAGCGAGATCAACCCGGCCTGGCTTGAAGGTACCCGGGTCATTGGGGTGACGGCCGGAGCCTCAGCCCCGGAGCACCTGGTCCAGGGAGTCGTCGGCTATTTCAAAGAGTTAGGTGTTACTGATATCGAGGAGATCGAGCCCATTAAAGAGGAGGTGAGCTTCGGCCTCCCTCAGGAGCTTATTCGTGAACGCCCCGGTCTTGCAGCCGAACTATCGTCATATGCGGCTCGATAG
- a CDS encoding Outer membrane chaperone Skp (OmpH), giving the protein MKLRSTIAAFFTGCSIACLGVSLAITIPSTAFGKESLKIGVVDFREVALGSKAGKAAKARLEKLAEKLQKEMRSEETKLLARQKELDAAAPRLTVAERQERAATLERDGATFQRLLEDKTEELKNAETESIQKLANQFDGILKAYAVEKGFSVVLEVQRPGILYFDKNLDISGEVIKRFDRTSK; this is encoded by the coding sequence ATGAAATTACGGTCAACGATTGCAGCTTTTTTTACCGGTTGCTCCATAGCCTGTTTGGGTGTGAGCCTTGCTATTACTATTCCGTCGACGGCGTTCGGCAAAGAATCTCTCAAGATTGGCGTTGTAGACTTTCGAGAGGTAGCCCTCGGCTCCAAGGCCGGCAAAGCCGCTAAAGCTCGCCTGGAAAAGCTGGCGGAGAAGTTGCAAAAAGAGATGAGGTCCGAGGAGACCAAGCTGCTCGCACGCCAGAAGGAACTCGATGCGGCAGCACCTCGGCTCACTGTTGCGGAGCGCCAAGAACGTGCCGCAACGCTCGAGCGCGACGGAGCAACCTTTCAACGCCTCCTCGAAGATAAGACGGAGGAGTTAAAAAATGCCGAGACGGAGAGCATTCAAAAGCTCGCCAACCAGTTCGATGGTATCCTGAAAGCCTACGCCGTCGAGAAAGGCTTTTCTGTTGTTCTGGAGGTGCAGCGCCCCGGCATCTTGTACTTTGACAAAAACCTCGACATCAGCGGCGAGGTCATCAAACGGTTCGATCGAACCTCAAAGTAA
- a CDS encoding molybdenum cofactor biosynthesis protein MoaD has product MSVKVRIPTPLRGLTSGQGEVEGQGSSINELIENLEQSYAGLRERIYDDSGSVRRFINIYVNEEDIRFLQGVTTPLKPGDLVSIVPAIAGGN; this is encoded by the coding sequence ATGAGCGTGAAGGTGCGCATTCCGACCCCGTTACGTGGTCTGACCAGCGGTCAAGGAGAGGTCGAGGGGCAGGGGAGCTCTATTAATGAGCTGATCGAGAATCTAGAGCAGTCATATGCCGGTTTGAGGGAACGGATCTATGATGATTCCGGCAGTGTTCGTCGTTTCATCAATATCTATGTGAATGAGGAAGATATCCGATTTCTGCAGGGGGTCACGACGCCGCTCAAGCCGGGCGATCTCGTATCCATCGTTCCGGCCATTGCCGGCGGTAACTGA
- a CDS encoding threonine synthase, which produces MGLVKGLKCRECGRPYPADPLHVCEYCFGPLEVDYDYDALHGRLTRKAIEAGPPSIWRYKALLPIEGEPIVGRHCGMTPLVRAKNLARALGMREVYVKNDTVSHPTFSFKDRVVAVAVTKAVEFNFKVVACASTGNLANSVAAHAAEGGLPSFVFVPADLEQGKVLGTLIYNPKLVAVDGNYDEVNRLCSEIADKYGWAFVNINIRPYYAEGSKTFGYEVAEQLGWRAPHHIVVPAAGGSLVTKILKGLKEFDRLGLLSGGCHTRMHVAQAEGCGPIVTAIKENSEIIRPVKPKTIAKSLAIGNPADGYYAYKAVKESGGHGEHATDDDIVDGMKLLASTEGIFAETAGGVTVAAAKRLIEEGRIPRDESLVLCITGNGLKTQEAVASSLKVRFHIKPTLRSFDEAMASHDIDVTAG; this is translated from the coding sequence ATGGGGCTGGTGAAGGGATTGAAGTGCAGGGAGTGCGGTAGACCATACCCTGCGGATCCTCTGCATGTCTGTGAGTACTGTTTCGGGCCTCTTGAAGTGGATTACGATTACGACGCGCTTCACGGTAGACTGACCAGAAAGGCGATCGAGGCCGGGCCGCCAAGCATTTGGCGATACAAGGCGCTGCTGCCGATCGAAGGGGAGCCCATAGTCGGGAGACATTGCGGGATGACGCCGCTCGTGCGGGCCAAGAACCTGGCGCGGGCATTAGGAATGCGAGAGGTATATGTCAAGAACGACACCGTAAGCCACCCTACCTTTTCGTTTAAGGACCGGGTCGTGGCAGTGGCGGTGACGAAGGCCGTTGAATTTAACTTTAAGGTGGTGGCCTGTGCGTCTACAGGTAATCTGGCAAACTCGGTGGCGGCCCATGCCGCCGAAGGCGGACTCCCGAGCTTCGTGTTTGTGCCGGCCGATCTGGAGCAGGGCAAGGTGTTGGGTACCCTGATCTACAACCCAAAGCTGGTGGCTGTGGACGGCAACTACGATGAAGTGAATCGGCTCTGTAGTGAGATCGCCGATAAATATGGATGGGCATTTGTGAATATCAATATCCGGCCCTACTACGCCGAGGGCTCCAAGACGTTCGGATACGAAGTTGCAGAGCAGCTTGGCTGGCGCGCGCCCCATCACATCGTCGTTCCGGCTGCGGGAGGTTCGTTGGTTACGAAGATCTTGAAGGGGCTGAAAGAGTTTGATCGACTTGGCCTCTTGAGTGGCGGCTGCCATACGCGGATGCATGTAGCCCAGGCCGAAGGGTGCGGTCCCATTGTCACCGCTATTAAGGAGAACAGTGAGATCATCAGGCCGGTGAAGCCGAAGACCATCGCCAAGTCGCTCGCCATCGGGAACCCGGCAGACGGCTATTACGCCTACAAGGCCGTCAAGGAGAGCGGTGGTCATGGCGAGCATGCCACAGACGACGACATTGTGGATGGGATGAAGCTGCTGGCCAGCACTGAAGGGATCTTTGCCGAGACGGCTGGCGGGGTGACAGTGGCGGCCGCGAAGCGGCTGATTGAGGAGGGGCGGATTCCCAGAGACGAAAGTCTGGTGCTCTGCATTACCGGCAACGGGTTGAAGACCCAGGAGGCAGTCGCGTCATCATTGAAGGTTCGGTTCCATATCAAGCCGACCCTTCGATCATTCGACGAAGCAATGGCGTCTCACGATATTGATGTGACGGCAGGGTAA
- a CDS encoding ferredoxin has protein sequence MPKRMITLIYPQALIKEPVIYRLSQTFKLIPNVRRARVTEQTGEVMLELDGEEDALNRGIAYLAGLGIRVEPTPEKGC, from the coding sequence ATGCCAAAACGGATGATCACGTTGATCTACCCACAGGCACTCATCAAAGAGCCGGTGATCTACCGTCTTTCGCAGACATTCAAACTCATTCCCAATGTCCGTCGGGCGCGGGTGACGGAACAGACGGGCGAGGTAATGCTGGAGCTGGACGGCGAGGAGGACGCGTTGAACAGAGGGATTGCCTACCTGGCCGGTTTAGGGATCAGGGTGGAGCCGACGCCAGAGAAGGGATGCTGA